In Sebastes fasciatus isolate fSebFas1 chromosome 8, fSebFas1.pri, whole genome shotgun sequence, the DNA window aaatggtgaaaaaagttgatcagtgtttccaaaagcccaagattacaacctcaaatgtcttgttttgtccaaactcaaagatattcagtttactgtcataaaggagtaaagaaccagataatattcacatttaagaagctggaatcagagaatttttcaTTACTAAATCTATTAAACTGATTACCAAgttgttgatttatttaatagttgacaactaattgatttaaTTGTTGGGCTACAAGTTATTTTCAATGAAAGCctgtgacatgaagctacaaactgaagCCTGACACTTGTAGCTGTGCGAAGcgctacaaataaagttgagctggtctcaacttttttcagcgctccaatgaCGCTGCAAAGAGTCAACCAATCACTGTGATTCGTTCCATCTACAATGGAACAATAACAATTTTAGGGTTGTAATTTAAAAaggttatttaaaaaataaattgcatcAGGATCATCGTAGCAACTCTATTGCAGTGGTCATATGTGTTTTGATGTTGGCAAACCTCACGTTTGCAGGAGGGGAATCACAGCATCACTCTGTCTGTCCTTGTTTAATTGAATGTCTGGTTATTTGACTTTTATTGCATCTTTCTCCATCAGTGTGCCAGAGCTCTGGGGATGTGCTGTTATGTCTCTACCGCTGAAGAAGGAGAGGTGAGAACAACTTGCTCTCAAAGGTTGAATCCATCAGGACACTCACTCATAATTCTCGCTGGAGGGGGGTACAGGGAAATATTAGCAGCACAAGGAATACTTGAATACTTTGACTTTTAGTAATTCAGCCTCCACACCTGATGTATAAACCAAAATATATCAATCAACAAACGCCTCCTAAAAAACTTCCCAGATAAATTCGTATCAAACGTGACTGTATTAACTGGAACATTAAATCCTGCTATGGCAACTACTTAACAATAGTTGTATTAACCAATGTGCTGTAATACATCAACAGTTTGTCTTTCTCATCCCTCATTACATTTTCTcgttctccccccccccccaggacTTGATTAAGTCGTTGGCCCTTCTGGAGACTGTGTTCATGTCTTCCTACCCAAACAGAGAGGGAACGCTGCCCACACCCAAACCCGGCAGTCCAAGCCTCCACACCGCCGCCCTGCAGGCCTGGTCGCTGCTGGTCACCATCTGTCCCGCATCTAGACTGACTGTGCTGCTCGACCTGtgagtgtaaacaaacaaatcagTTTAGTTCTGTTGAGCTTCATCGGCATGATGTTATGATAAATCATGTTGACTAACTAAAAACGGTGACTAATAGTGTAACTAACAGTGATTCTCTCCCTGCAGTCACCTCCCCAAACTGCAGGCGTGTCTGCAGAGCAGCGACGTCAACTACAGGATAGCAGTGGGAGAGACCATCGCCCTGCTGGTGGAGCTGGGACGAGATATAGAcgaggtaaacacacacatacgaaAGCATTTCTAGAAGCGTTTTTGACGTCCGTCACTCGCACGTCTCACGGAACAGATACACTTccattttattaaatgtattaactCCGTGAGATGCACGACTGTGATGGAGACCCCCTGCGTTTTTTTACTCTTCAGTTATTTTTGTTGCATTTCGTGAAGCGTAACCTGCATAGACAGCTGTTTATATCAAACAAGTATCCTGCTGTATATGGTTATGAACTTATCTACAATAAATGGgagatatatattttattgtccTCATGGGGAAATATGACTTCGACTCTCCAAAGCTAGACCCGTCAACACATATGGttacacaacaccaacacattTCTCAAGGCATTTCATCACAACTGATGTAAGAGCAGCTGGTCTAAAAATCCTTGTTTTCTTTGGCACAGGAATAATTTCAGAGCGTTTCCAAAGAGCAGGAACCTCTTGAATATCAGAGGAagtttttaaaggaaaagtaCAATCCGATCGGGTCCAATAGCCTTCTTTAAAGAGACCTGTTTAAGAAAATACTGGACATTTTGTGGATCGATCCACAGTCTGTTCTCTACACACTCAGTGGGGGATGAAGAGTCCAGCTCCATAATACATAAAGACTCAAATCTcatataaaaatgatttaaatcattagTCATTTTCAGGTCATCTGAAGTGACTAAGCACTTCTTAGCTGGTTTCTAGTTTGTAATAGATTTCATGGAGTTTCATAGTTTTTTCAAATTCAAACTATAAAAATGTTCTCTAAAATGTCCTTCTGTCGTTTCCTGGCTACTCAACTGCTGGTTTAATTCCTTCTGCACGGATCTCTCCTAGTCTGTCTGTGAGCGTGCCTGATTTGTTGCAGTCAGATTCCCCTCATTCACTACGGTGGGCAGGGGaataaaatcaattaattaatacatcAGCCTGCAAACGCTGTTGATTTCTTCACATGGAACCAACATGaaaactgttttggttcagtaaATGTAGCTTTCAGTCAGTCTGGTGAAGGCAGGTTAGCGAGCCGCTGTCCACTCGCTGCTGACCGAACGCTTACGTGCTGCTCACGTCTCGCTTCCAGTAGAGATTCCCAGATAGACAATTGAGTAGCTTTGGGAGCGCACACACGCACTGCTGAAACAAATACGGTGTATACTTCTTTTACCTATATACCCATGTCTACGGCCTAAAGGGTTTTCTGGTTTTAAAGTGATGTTTACGTGCTACAATTGTGTCACTTGTGTGTAGGAATTTGAGGTGGAGGACGTTGTAAGTCTGTGTGAAAGTCTGAAGAGTTTAGCAACAGACGGCAACAAGCACCGAGCCAAGAACGACCGGCGGAAACAGCGCTCCATCTTCAGAGAGGTGCTACATTACATAGAGGTATGCAATGATGATATTTGTAATGAATGGTTTTACTTCTATGTTAGTAAATCAATCCCTGAACTATTGGTCCATTTCAAATTTGAAGTTGTGCACATCTGCCCGGGCTTTGACTTTGTGATGTCCCCTCTATTCTGCTGCAGAACGAGGATTTCACCGTGGAGAGGATCAGGTTTGGACTGGAGAGCGTTTACATCGACAGCTGGATGAGGAGAAGAATCTACGACGCTTTCAAAGAGATCATGGAGTCTGGAGTCAGACACCATCTACAGGTCAGGaaacgcaataataacatgttTGTGTCCCAGCAGTGCTGCGTATGATTTTGATTGCTGCAGTGTGCGTGAGCAGGTGAAAAGAAGTTATTCATACAGCCTCATTCATGGTCCACTCATTTTCTGTCAGTTTATCAGCGGCGTCGTGGGATTGCTTTTGTGCCACATATTTTTTGCTTCCATTGAGTtccgtctggttgctatgatacggaatatccgtGGTAGTAAACATGTCAGCACAAGGTAGAGTGCTTGCTCCATAGATATagcttgctctggatgaagggaaggctgaagcatGTAGGGATAGAGGACGGTTAATGAGATTTTGTGAATGAGGAAAGATCTTGGCGAGTACAATAATTGGGTTCAGATTCAGATCAACTTTATTACCCCACATGGGGAACTTCATTTGGTCCAGTGCTGCAGACATGAGGACAACATAAAGTCCactgtaaaaacaataaaaacaacagcataACATACACAGTAAGACCACAACATActcataataaaacacatttaatcaCATCTTTGTGGTTGGCTATTTGTCCCGCCCATCCTCCACTGTGATTGGATGGCTGGTTAAAAAGTGACCGTGACGAACGTAGTGTTTTACCCCAAAACGTGCAGTGCTCGGCACATAAAACACACTCAGTGCCTCGTCACTCTGCTGGCGCGTTTACCATAGTGTAAATACATGGCACTCCCATTGCAAAGCATTAAAATATTGACCTCAGGAAAAAACTCTTTGGTGGACACGGCCCCTACGAACACTGGTTTTTGAGTGAAAACACTAATTTAGGTCCTTGATAGGCAAGATGAGTTTATACTTTAgttaattcaattaaattctccATATTTTAGTAGATGTTGAAGGTGAATTGTGGATTTTCAAAGCTGTCATATGCACATATTTCAAATCCAGCTTGATCCCCTGTTTGTTTGACTGTTGAAGGTCTCGCCATAACATGAAGAATCAGTAGTTTCACAGTTGGACATTTTTCTCCACAACCGATGTTGTTAattgttagtgtgtgtttttgttttggtgcaGTTCAACCCTCTACTGAGAGACATCTTTGGCCTCGGCGCTCCCCTCATCCTGGACGCTACTGTCAAAGGCAACAAGATCTCTCGGTTTGAGAAGGTAACGGCATCTCTTCTATCCTTGAATCTGTGTGTGATTGCATTTTTCAGTACTGCATCCTTGTTTAGCTACAAGTGCCACAAAATACAAAAGAAGGCATCCAGTGTGAGTCCAGCCTGAGAAGCATTATTATGGTTTCACTCATctcttcatctttttcttcAACAGCATCTTTTCAACTCCGCTGCCTTCAAGGCCAGGACTAAACAGATGAACAAAGTCAGGGACAAACGGGCTGACGTCATgtgagaggaggacgaggatggAGTGAACGGATGAGTAGGCGGGAGGAACTCCTTGGGCTTTATTGAGATGGATACAAAAGGATGCCTTCAACACTTCAGCTGTCAGAAACACAAAGACTCAACAAACTCTCAACAGGGCTTTTTTTCACTTGTGCTCTTCACCTGCAAAATAAAACTTCCGATTCAAGATGGCCAACATTTAGTCTTAGCTCCCACATGCAATTTTACTGTTCCTCCTCCCTGGCATTTTCCtttcacacatttttgacaCAAAATGGAGTGAATTGAACAGTTTACCCTTCGCTAAGCCTCGCCACCCAGCTGCTACTCCGTCAAGCTGTCAGAGCTACCATAGAGCCCACACTGTCACTAACTTGCTCCCTACA includes these proteins:
- the ifrd2 gene encoding interferon-related developmental regulator 2 isoform X2 translates to MPRSKKGKRGSSKPGMKNGVKGESGASDDELTSDVLSHCSSASENTSVMEEGTGGEQVDEQTAQDETEDKLKQCIDNLMDKSSKTRLAGLESLRQAFSSRVLYDFLTERRLTISDCTERSLKKGSAEEQAAAATVFTLLCIQLGGGDEAEEGFKMLRPILTAILLDNSASIAARQSCARALGMCCYVSTAEEGEDLIKSLALLETVFMSSYPNREGTLPTPKPGSPSLHTAALQAWSLLVTICPASRLTVLLDLHLPKLQACLQSSDVNYRIAVGETIALLVELGRDIDEEFEVEDVVSLCESLKSLATDGNKHRAKNDRRKQRSIFREVLHYIENEDFTVERIRFGLESVYIDSWMRRRIYDAFKEIMESGVRHHLQFNPLLRDIFGLGAPLILDATVKGNKISRFEKHLFNSAAFKARTKQMNKVRDKRADVM
- the ifrd2 gene encoding interferon-related developmental regulator 2 isoform X1, with the protein product MPRSKKGKRGSSKPGSLRQEVLQLQLSAKASLKGMKNGVKGESGASDDELTSDVLSHCSSASENTSVMEEGTGGEQVDEQTAQDETEDKLKQCIDNLMDKSSKTRLAGLESLRQAFSSRVLYDFLTERRLTISDCTERSLKKGSAEEQAAAATVFTLLCIQLGGGDEAEEGFKMLRPILTAILLDNSASIAARQSCARALGMCCYVSTAEEGEDLIKSLALLETVFMSSYPNREGTLPTPKPGSPSLHTAALQAWSLLVTICPASRLTVLLDLHLPKLQACLQSSDVNYRIAVGETIALLVELGRDIDEEFEVEDVVSLCESLKSLATDGNKHRAKNDRRKQRSIFREVLHYIENEDFTVERIRFGLESVYIDSWMRRRIYDAFKEIMESGVRHHLQFNPLLRDIFGLGAPLILDATVKGNKISRFEKHLFNSAAFKARTKQMNKVRDKRADVM